The Musa acuminata AAA Group cultivar baxijiao chromosome BXJ2-2, Cavendish_Baxijiao_AAA, whole genome shotgun sequence genome contains the following window.
ACGAGCAGTAGGCACTGCTAGCAGCAATGGCTCAaccctgctctctctctctctctctctctcttcactccGCTTTTTTCTTCTCAACGTGCCTTCTGTCTTTGTTGGGGAGCCAACTGGTTCCATACTTTGTCTAATTACACATCTCTTGGCCCGAGTGAGCCGCACTGTAGGCGTTGCATGTCTCTCACAAGTTCCCACATCGAGCAACAATCCAAGCTTGTTCAAACCTTGAAAACGAGTTGCACCGTCACCACTTCCAAGAAAAGAGtttgctactctctctctctccctccctcccttcccCTGTGTCTGTTTCCCTAACCCggctcccttctctctctctcttcccttctCTCCGTGTCTCAGCTGCAGAACAATGTCCATGtttgccttcttcctcctcctcagcgACGCTTCACTTCACTTGCTTTACTACATGACGACCATCACCACTACCACGAGTACTGCTACTACCACTAGTATTGCAATCCACAACAGGAGAACTCTCCATCAACCCTTCTTTCCCCTGACCTCCTCTTCCCTCCCTCCAGCCCAACCCCCTTCCCCTTCCTTGCCAAAGTACCCTTCCTCCTCCGCCACCTCACACAGCTTTCGTCCCTTCTTCCCGTTATACCcctctccgccgccgcctcctcccccTTCTCCCGTTGCCACCCTCCCCACCTTCCCCGCCAACATCTCTTCCCTTGTATCCTCCCCCTCCCGCCACTCTCCCCCCAGGCTCGTCCCCGCTGTCGTTTCCCCCCTCCTTGCTATCGCCCTTCTCGCCCTTTCATTAGCTCTCTTCGTCCATATCCGCAGACGCCGCCGTCGCGGGGGCGCCGATAAGGACGCCAGGTCCGACAGCCTCCGCTTCTTCCCGCCCGACACTACCGCCTCTGATGGGCGGAAGCTGTCCGCCACTTCTTCGGCGGCCCCCGCCACCGCTGGGACCGCTGGCTCGGAGTTTCTGTACCTGGGCACTCTCGTCAACTCCCGCGGCCGCGCGAACGAGAGCTCCGCCGCGCAGCCTGCCGCCGGAGGTGGCTCGCCGTACCGGAAGCTCGGGTCACCGGAGCTCCGCCCGCTCCCGCCGCTACCTCGCCAGTTCCAGACCACCGAGGGTGGCCGCTCGTCGTCGGAGGAGTTCTACTCACCGAAGAACTCCCCTGGCGGAAAGGGCAGCAGCGCCGCTGGCCCTGCGTCGAGCTCAAAGAAGCCAGCTTTAGGTTCGAAGATGGAAAGGTGCGGGTCTCGGAGCTCGACACTGAGCACGCCCTCATGCATCTCTTCTAATGTGGCTTCTTCGCCCACCCAGTCGTCGCCCACCACTTCATCACCGCCGCCACTTAGGCCTCCACCTCTGCTGCGGCCGCCCACACCATCGCCTCCGAAGAGAAGACCAATGTCGCATTCCTCACCATCTTCACCACCGGAAGCCGACTGCGACAGAAAGTCGGCAACTTTGCAATATTCTGGTCAGAACCTGCAGTCACCGAGAAAAATAGGGGACTTCGCTAGAAACTCAGTGGCGGTTGGACACAATCCagtgccgccaccaccaccactgccacCACCGGCACCAGATGAACGTCGGGAGGGTCAGACTGTGAAGATGCCGGCTTTCCAGCCGCCAGTTCTTGTACATCCTCGAATCCCAGTAGCGTGGAGTTCATCGGTGGCGCCAGAGAATTCCAATGCGGCCGAGAAGCACGAGGAGAATCCTCGCCCGAAATTGAAGCCATTGCACTGGGATAAAGTTCGAGCAAGCTCTGACCAGGCGATGGTGTGGGATCAGCTGAAGTCAGGCTCATTCCAGTGAGACTTTCTGCTTGAATCTAAAAGATCTTTTCTTTGCGTGCAATGCTGTGTCTCTTATCCGTTTGTGTTGATTGATTGGCAGATTGAACGAAGAGATGATTGAGACATTGTTCCCTAGTAACACTGGCATGACGACAAAGGAGATGTCTGGGGGTCAGATAAATCCTCCAATGAACCAAGAGAGCAGGATCCTCGAACCCAAGAAGTCCCAGAACATTGCAATTATGCTGAAGGCCCTAAATGTGAATAAAGAGGAAGTCTGTGAAGCTCTCTTGGAAGGTATACCTTCCAcccattttgatatgttttataAGAATGGTTTACCTTATTGATATCTGTGTGTTTCATCAATTCTCAGTCTTATGAAATCAATGATGAGTTTCTTAAAACAATTTGTCTGTGCTAAATGTTTACTGATTGCTTGATGTTTATTTTTCTTTGCTTATGTTGAGGTGAATATGTGATTAGAATTAGCAGCTCATTCTCCATTTACTTTTACACAGGCCTGATTATGTGTTTTAGATATTTTCAAGCTTCATTTATTTCAATG
Protein-coding sequences here:
- the LOC103975800 gene encoding formin-like protein 1, which encodes MSMFAFFLLLSDASLHLLYYMTTITTTTSTATTTSIAIHNRRTLHQPFFPLTSSSLPPAQPPSPSLPKYPSSSATSHSFRPFFPLYPSPPPPPPPSPVATLPTFPANISSLVSSPSRHSPPRLVPAVVSPLLAIALLALSLALFVHIRRRRRRGGADKDARSDSLRFFPPDTTASDGRKLSATSSAAPATAGTAGSEFLYLGTLVNSRGRANESSAAQPAAGGGSPYRKLGSPELRPLPPLPRQFQTTEGGRSSSEEFYSPKNSPGGKGSSAAGPASSSKKPALGSKMERCGSRSSTLSTPSCISSNVASSPTQSSPTTSSPPPLRPPPLLRPPTPSPPKRRPMSHSSPSSPPEADCDRKSATLQYSGQNLQSPRKIGDFARNSVAVGHNPVPPPPPLPPPAPDERREGQTVKMPAFQPPVLVHPRIPVAWSSSVAPENSNAAEKHEENPRPKLKPLHWDKVRASSDQAMVWDQLKSGSFQLNEEMIETLFPSNTGMTTKEMSGGQINPPMNQESRILEPKKSQNIAIMLKALNVNKEEVCEALLEGKVDSLGNEILEALTKMVPSREEELKLKEYKNDSPFKLGPAESFLKAVLDIPFAFKRVDAMLYIANFYPEVNHLRNLFRTLEIACEELRSSRMFSKLLGAVLKTGNRMNVGTNRGEAHAFKLDALLKLVDVKGTDGKTTLLHFVVREISRAEGSRLSSANFSSINHQSNTVTDLEYCKLGIQVVSSLSVELSNVKKAAAMDSDMLSFYVAKLGGGLGKIQEVLQLNNSFSNENGHHFHDAMIEFMRKAEDEILDIQARESSTLSMVKEITEYFQGDSTKEESHPFRVFMVIRDFLATLDQVCREVEKINEHNITIMERHFPVTANQTSEPVFPSFQASRSGSSDDDSSLSS